A genomic region of Pogoniulus pusillus isolate bPogPus1 unplaced genomic scaffold, bPogPus1.pri scaffold_138_arrow_ctg1, whole genome shotgun sequence contains the following coding sequences:
- the LOC135173922 gene encoding protein disulfide-isomerase TMX3-like isoform X4, producing MSYLWGCEMHELTIRTTVALNASNQQCLLPDRHLEKTEDMVKFMEDILDGAAEAQAGDGLLQRSKRVLYEAKAAVMKAGVSHLPPIPS from the exons atGAGCTACCTGTGGGGGTGTGAAATGCA CGAGCTGACCATCCGTACTACCgtcgccttgaatgcctccaaccagcagtgtttgctgccagacagacacctggagaagacagaggacatGGTTAAGTTCATGGAGGATatcttggatggtgctgctgaa gcacaggctggtgatGGACTTCTGCAACGAAGCAAGAGAGTCCTCTATGAGGCCAAGGCTGCTGTAATG aaagcaggagtcagccacctgccacccatcccctcctga
- the LOC135173922 gene encoding protein disulfide-isomerase TMX3-like isoform X3, translating to MSYLWGCEMHELTIRTTVALNASNQQCLLPDRHLEKTEDMVKFMEDILDGAAEAQAGDGLLQRSKRVLYEAKAAVMINKEQVRLKELCRKQESATCHPSPPDPNPRNPKQHLAQEVSRVAVSPSSPGILCFSQQHGVGYQQQSRLNL from the exons atGAGCTACCTGTGGGGGTGTGAAATGCA CGAGCTGACCATCCGTACTACCgtcgccttgaatgcctccaaccagcagtgtttgctgccagacagacacctggagaagacagaggacatGGTTAAGTTCATGGAGGATatcttggatggtgctgctgaa gcacaggctggtgatGGACTTCTGCAACGAAGCAAGAGAGTCCTCTATGAGGCCAAGGCTGCTGTAATG ATAAACAAAGAGCAAGTGCGACTGAAAGAGCTTTGCAG aaagcaggagtcagccacctgccacccatcccctcctgaccccaaccccagaaacccaaagcagcacttggcacaggaGGTCTCTCGTGTTGCAGTCTCACCTTCAAGCCCTGGaatactttgcttcagccagcagcatggggttgGATACCAACAGCAGAGTCGACTTAACCTGTGA